In 'Nostoc azollae' 0708, the following are encoded in one genomic region:
- a CDS encoding chloride channel protein codes for MTLLPPTQLRKVRSLPAFPTTSARLTHLINRFQPSPETVVLFLAVLIGGGTGMGVVTFHYLIQLIHDLMLENFMGHIGVWGAWTLACVPTLGGFIVGLMRWRTQDFGPGLSSLIAVSQGREVKQQLRPVTKMIAAAVSLGSGASLGPEGPSVEIGTNFGVLLSDVLQVSQERQRLLLGAGAAAGLAAGFNAPIAGVFFALEVVMGTTSFATYAVSVVLLAAVVAALIAQIGLGSQPAFALPAYQVRSLLELPLYLGLGLGASLVALTYTQSISLAKGFFEGRIKGSEVFTQIPQPIKPIIGGAVVGLVALQYPQILGIGYGTVQAMLQDQEFSLNLLLELIVLKLLMTVVSSASGFVGGLFAPAMFLGASFGSAYAKVLALIAPIIGEYMAAPPAYAMVGMAAVLAASVRAPLTAILMLFELTRDYRIVLPLMAAVGLSVWLVERIKPNVNSNSNLQQIGLAELKDDQVEIVQQISVADAMHSYPKKMPANLGVLEAAMEMIRDRTRTALVIDNAEKLVGILSLEDINRTLSLWEGFHNSPTQIQANFASQTVIDICTTDILYAWKDEPLSEVLDRMALRGLHQLPVVARDNPDCILGLLEKEQIALTCNLAATRKAIQQYLPVLPITDIVIGH; via the coding sequence ATGACTCTCTTGCCTCCTACTCAACTGAGGAAGGTAAGGTCACTACCTGCCTTTCCCACAACTTCCGCCCGTTTAACTCATCTAATTAATCGTTTTCAACCATCTCCAGAAACAGTCGTGCTGTTTTTAGCCGTGCTTATTGGTGGTGGTACTGGTATGGGTGTAGTTACCTTTCACTATTTAATCCAGCTGATTCACGACCTAATGCTGGAAAATTTCATGGGACATATAGGAGTCTGGGGTGCTTGGACTTTAGCTTGTGTTCCCACACTAGGTGGTTTTATTGTAGGTTTAATGCGTTGGCGCACTCAAGACTTTGGCCCCGGACTTTCATCTCTAATTGCTGTCTCTCAAGGGAGAGAGGTGAAGCAACAACTACGACCTGTTACTAAAATGATAGCTGCTGCCGTCTCTTTAGGTAGTGGTGCATCTTTGGGACCAGAAGGACCAAGCGTTGAAATTGGTACTAATTTTGGGGTGTTGTTGTCAGATGTACTGCAAGTTTCTCAAGAGAGACAGCGGTTACTTTTGGGTGCAGGTGCTGCGGCTGGTTTAGCAGCAGGATTTAATGCTCCCATTGCCGGAGTATTTTTCGCTCTAGAAGTGGTGATGGGAACTACATCTTTTGCCACTTATGCTGTGAGTGTTGTTTTACTAGCAGCAGTAGTAGCAGCATTGATAGCTCAAATTGGTTTAGGATCCCAACCCGCTTTTGCTCTACCTGCTTACCAAGTCCGCAGTCTATTGGAATTACCGCTTTATCTAGGCTTGGGTTTGGGTGCAAGTTTAGTTGCACTGACCTACACTCAATCCATTAGTTTGGCTAAAGGGTTTTTCGAAGGTCGGATTAAAGGCTCTGAAGTTTTTACACAGATTCCTCAGCCGATTAAACCAATTATTGGTGGTGCAGTAGTTGGACTTGTGGCTTTACAGTACCCACAAATTTTAGGCATTGGTTATGGAACTGTGCAAGCAATGCTGCAAGATCAGGAATTTTCTTTAAACCTTTTACTTGAACTTATAGTATTGAAACTGCTAATGACGGTGGTTAGTTCTGCTAGTGGGTTTGTAGGTGGTTTGTTTGCACCGGCCATGTTTTTAGGTGCATCCTTTGGGTCAGCTTACGCCAAAGTTTTAGCTTTGATAGCGCCCATAATTGGTGAATATATGGCTGCTCCTCCAGCTTATGCAATGGTGGGTATGGCTGCTGTTTTAGCGGCTAGTGTAAGAGCGCCATTAACAGCTATTTTAATGTTGTTTGAGTTAACCCGTGACTACCGCATAGTTTTACCTTTGATGGCGGCAGTTGGTTTAAGTGTATGGTTAGTAGAGCGAATTAAACCAAATGTTAACTCTAATTCCAATCTTCAACAGATTGGGCTTGCAGAATTGAAAGATGACCAGGTGGAAATAGTGCAGCAAATTTCCGTGGCAGATGCTATGCACTCCTACCCTAAAAAAATGCCTGCAAATCTTGGAGTTTTGGAAGCAGCTATGGAAATGATCCGTGATCGCACACGCACTGCTTTAGTAATTGATAATGCAGAAAAATTAGTGGGTATTCTTTCTCTAGAAGATATAAACCGTACCCTTTCCCTTTGGGAAGGTTTCCATAATTCTCCCACTCAAATACAGGCTAATTTTGCCAGTCAAACAGTAATAGACATTTGTACAACTGATATTCTCTATGCTTGGAAGGATGAACCTTTATCAGAAGTTTTAGACCGTATGGCGTTGCGTGGTTTGCATCAATTACCAGTAGTAGCAAGAGACAACCCCGATTGCATTTTAGGTTTATTAGAAAAGGAGCAAATTGCTTTAACTTGTAACTTGGCAGCCACCCGCAAGGCGATACAGCAGTATTTACCTGTCTTACCAATAACAGATATAGTGATTGGTCATTAA
- a CDS encoding Rrf2 family transcriptional regulator, whose translation MKLTTRGHYSVKALLDLSLQPKYGPVSVKAIAKRQDIPAPYLEKLLIEMRRAGLVKSIRGSIGGYQLAIKPAQISIGQILEAVGENITDLPLNNPRPAQAEDWVTFTLWQRLNQKLREALYSVTLADLYYDARSWQASLGEVASFVV comes from the coding sequence ATGAAACTAACCACCAGAGGACACTATAGTGTTAAGGCATTGCTAGATTTGAGTTTACAGCCAAAATATGGACCTGTGTCTGTAAAAGCAATTGCCAAGCGTCAAGATATTCCGGCTCCTTATTTAGAGAAACTGCTAATAGAAATGCGTCGTGCCGGATTAGTGAAATCAATTCGTGGCAGCATCGGTGGTTATCAATTAGCAATAAAACCTGCACAAATCTCTATAGGACAAATTTTAGAAGCAGTAGGGGAAAATATAACGGACTTACCTTTGAACAATCCACGTCCTGCACAAGCGGAAGATTGGGTAACATTTACACTATGGCAAAGACTTAACCAAAAACTAAGAGAAGCTTTATACAGTGTCACTCTGGCAGACCTTTATTATGATGCTCGTAGTTGGCAGGCATCTCTGGGAGAAGTAGCTAGTTTTGTAGTTTAG
- the cbiB gene encoding adenosylcobinamide-phosphate synthase CbiB: MTNNMYIFIIAALLDYLIGDPWGWPHPVRVMGWIISGLSKFFLQHCQSDITQRLAGIILAIILIIGSGLSGWSIIQIAKGLHPLLGVILESIFLASCFALHSLRTAAVDVIKPLTTGNLKQARQILSNYVGRDTANLSEPEVLRAVLETVTENATDGVMAPLFYAIVGALVPVVGAVPLVLAYKASSTLDSMVGYRQAPYTYIGWFSARSEDFLTWLPCRLTVMTLALLSVKPLDVWSICRRDAIQDPSPNSGWSECAYAAILGVQMGGINYYGGVTKNKPLLGNAIYPITPASIYKALQLTRYSFLLWLGSAIFLIYNS; the protein is encoded by the coding sequence ATGACCAACAACATGTATATCTTCATCATTGCAGCCTTGTTAGATTATTTAATTGGCGACCCTTGGGGTTGGCCTCATCCAGTGCGAGTGATGGGGTGGATAATTTCTGGCTTAAGTAAATTTTTTCTGCAACATTGCCAGAGTGATATAACACAGCGTTTAGCTGGAATTATACTCGCCATTATCCTTATAATAGGGAGTGGTTTATCAGGCTGGTCAATCATTCAAATAGCCAAAGGGCTGCATCCATTGTTAGGAGTAATATTAGAGAGTATTTTTCTAGCCAGTTGTTTCGCTCTTCATAGTTTACGAACGGCTGCTGTAGATGTTATCAAACCTTTAACAACAGGAAATTTAAAACAAGCGCGACAGATCTTAAGTAATTATGTGGGTCGGGATACAGCAAACCTCTCAGAACCAGAAGTTTTGCGGGCAGTTCTAGAAACAGTGACAGAAAATGCTACGGATGGAGTAATGGCTCCTTTATTTTATGCAATTGTGGGTGCATTAGTTCCTGTTGTTGGAGCAGTCCCTTTGGTTCTAGCATATAAAGCCAGTAGTACCTTAGATTCAATGGTGGGTTATCGACAAGCACCCTATACTTATATTGGTTGGTTCAGTGCTAGGTCAGAAGACTTTTTAACTTGGCTTCCTTGTCGGTTAACAGTGATGACTTTGGCACTATTATCAGTTAAACCCTTAGATGTTTGGAGTATTTGTCGCCGGGATGCTATTCAAGACCCCAGTCCTAATTCTGGTTGGAGCGAGTGTGCCTATGCGGCTATTTTAGGTGTACAGATGGGAGGGATAAATTATTATGGTGGAGTAACTAAAAATAAACCATTGTTAGGAAATGCTATTTATCCAATCACCCCAGCGTCAATTTACAAGGCTTTGCAATTGACTAGATATTCGTTTTTACTGTGGTTGGGGTCGGCAATATTTTTAATTTATAATTCTTAA
- a CDS encoding AbrB family transcriptional regulator, which yields MPKQKKIDPLVGEELLKKVKELENESKEDKAKQCGYYTVTKNGIERVNMMKFLNALIDAEGIQLDSTPSANGRGGRSASYRISVQSNNNLLIGSAYTKQMNLKPGDEFIITLGKKHIRLRQVDPEEREEDAEVEATA from the coding sequence ATGCCTAAACAGAAAAAAATTGACCCCCTTGTTGGTGAAGAACTGCTTAAAAAAGTCAAGGAGCTAGAGAACGAGAGCAAGGAAGACAAAGCTAAACAGTGTGGCTACTATACTGTTACCAAAAATGGTATAGAGCGCGTCAATATGATGAAATTCTTGAATGCCCTAATTGATGCTGAGGGCATTCAGTTGGATAGCACACCTAGTGCTAATGGTCGTGGTGGACGCAGTGCCAGCTATAGAATTAGTGTGCAGTCGAATAATAACTTATTGATAGGTTCAGCTTATACAAAACAGATGAATCTTAAACCTGGAGATGAATTTATCATCACTTTGGGTAAAAAGCACATTCGATTGCGGCAAGTAGACCCAGAAGAAAGGGAAGAGGATGCTGAAGTAGAAGCTACAGCTTAA